A portion of the Cyanobium sp. PCC 7001 genome contains these proteins:
- a CDS encoding FkbM family methyltransferase, with product MNEDHQRFGLNPESVLTEIVSYLQPRPCGHKLIRIGGDKDGAYLLPDDLEGIKWCISPGVNNFKYFEDQLLELYGVKSILVDYTSDPQLFATPLQEGKQIFYKKWLAAKSNLEQMQVSLQDLINENCEKGDDLILQMDIEGAEWDVLSSCPESLLSDFRIIVLELHDLDKLDKANFASNIVLPNLRKISQTHSCVHIHPNNTSFVKDYGNGQPLIPSMVEVTFLRRDRIRQGGEVVIPHFLDIINNETMSSIALGKPWVTDSSSLAATVGKIRLEMHDKDLDFISLHQRIETLRHGMEKLLELQLSSLSTGTVDPQHSYLQQDRHDEVDVAQDCSISFSSRLQPFDLGIEKVTEFRPFFFHTCIEDNPWLMIDLGRPVEVTALEIGNRTDSCQARARCLSLVLMDDNQLPILPSAIPLLESAAFLSGKKSIHRTNLPRLRARFLKISAQDTALHFSSIRVLSPSHQS from the coding sequence ATGAACGAAGACCATCAACGATTCGGGCTTAATCCGGAAAGCGTGTTAACCGAGATCGTCAGTTATCTCCAGCCACGCCCCTGCGGACACAAGCTAATCAGAATAGGCGGAGACAAAGACGGGGCATATCTTTTACCAGATGATCTCGAGGGCATCAAGTGGTGCATCTCCCCGGGGGTAAATAACTTCAAATACTTTGAAGATCAGCTCCTTGAGCTTTATGGCGTCAAAAGCATTCTTGTTGATTACACTTCCGACCCACAGCTCTTTGCAACTCCCTTGCAGGAAGGCAAGCAGATCTTCTACAAGAAGTGGCTGGCAGCCAAGTCGAATCTTGAGCAGATGCAGGTCAGCCTTCAAGATCTCATCAATGAGAATTGCGAGAAGGGTGATGATTTAATTCTGCAGATGGATATAGAAGGGGCGGAGTGGGACGTTCTTAGTAGCTGTCCTGAGTCATTGCTATCAGATTTTCGCATTATCGTGCTAGAGCTTCACGATCTTGACAAGCTAGATAAAGCCAATTTTGCCTCCAACATAGTTTTACCAAACCTGAGAAAGATTTCTCAAACCCACTCCTGTGTCCATATTCACCCCAATAACACAAGCTTCGTCAAAGACTATGGCAATGGTCAGCCATTGATTCCAAGTATGGTCGAAGTGACTTTTCTGCGCCGAGATCGAATTCGACAGGGTGGAGAAGTTGTGATCCCTCACTTTCTTGATATCATCAATAATGAGACCATGAGTTCCATTGCCCTTGGCAAGCCATGGGTAACGGATTCCAGTTCACTGGCAGCAACAGTTGGCAAGATAAGGTTGGAAATGCACGATAAAGATCTTGATTTCATCTCGTTACATCAGAGGATTGAGACATTAAGGCACGGGATGGAGAAATTACTAGAGTTGCAACTTAGCTCATTAAGTACTGGCACCGTAGATCCTCAGCACAGCTATCTTCAACAAGACCGACATGATGAAGTCGATGTTGCTCAAGACTGCAGTATATCTTTTTCTTCACGCCTCCAACCCTTTGATCTTGGGATTGAGAAGGTAACCGAATTCCGTCCATTTTTCTTTCATACTTGCATTGAAGATAATCCATGGCTGATGATTGACTTAGGCAGACCGGTCGAAGTCACCGCATTGGAAATCGGCAACCGCACGGATTCGTGCCAAGCCCGCGCGAGATGCCTCAGTCTCGTGCTTATGGATGACAATCAGCTACCAATTTTACCCTCGGCCATTCCCTTGCTTGAATCTGCAGCTTTTCTCTCGGGAAAGAAGTCCATACATCGAACGAATTTACCAAGACTTAGAGCAAGATTCCTCAAGATCTCTGCACAAGACACAGCGCTCCACTTTTCATCTATTCGAGTCTTATCACCATCCCATCAATCATGA
- a CDS encoding FkbM family methyltransferase has protein sequence MALQHVLCHQLSGIPALLFIANQSPLMSHHSYYLPGQVVLHIGANYGHEVSSYDAVGLRGYHVEAIPQVFSKLKQKCAKSKYQACVCACLSDAVGEKVVFNIAGNNAESSSMLPLGRHQLAYPHIQYTDSVELLTETVDHLRSTGVLPEMAHHLVIDVQGAELKVLSGATKLLQSEALQSVVVEASAEPLYEGGAAFSEVFSLLTRYGFYLREAKFNFHGWCDALFMRPWWPREAIQIQTSGTNIAPRAKCTQSSISPWSYGAQEAANVVQGRLNGSYAFHTLEEMHPWLTMDLQQEYDIHEILVYNRVVDGSDIAARAASLRTSISCDGEHWNVIHLSDRVFGGIDGFPLRVGCDGLRARYVRLDLAASKPQPLHLDTVEIYSTED, from the coding sequence TTGGCATTGCAACATGTGCTATGCCACCAGTTATCTGGCATTCCAGCTTTACTCTTTATCGCTAACCAATCTCCACTCATGAGTCATCACTCGTACTACCTGCCTGGACAAGTCGTTCTTCATATTGGCGCCAATTACGGACACGAAGTCTCCTCGTATGATGCGGTAGGGCTTCGTGGGTATCATGTCGAAGCCATTCCACAGGTATTTTCGAAGCTCAAGCAGAAGTGTGCAAAGAGCAAGTATCAGGCTTGCGTCTGCGCCTGTCTATCTGATGCTGTTGGCGAGAAAGTTGTCTTTAATATTGCGGGCAACAACGCTGAGAGCTCCTCGATGCTGCCACTCGGGCGTCATCAGCTTGCCTATCCCCATATCCAATACACAGACTCCGTCGAACTGCTGACCGAAACAGTGGACCACCTTCGGTCGACTGGCGTCCTCCCAGAGATGGCTCACCACCTGGTCATTGATGTCCAGGGTGCAGAGCTCAAGGTTCTCTCAGGTGCCACTAAGCTATTGCAGTCTGAGGCCTTGCAATCTGTGGTGGTGGAGGCTTCGGCTGAGCCGCTCTATGAGGGTGGGGCAGCATTTTCAGAAGTCTTCTCTTTACTGACGCGATATGGTTTTTACCTTCGTGAGGCCAAGTTCAATTTCCATGGCTGGTGTGATGCTTTATTCATGCGGCCTTGGTGGCCGCGTGAGGCGATCCAAATTCAGACATCGGGTACTAACATTGCACCACGGGCCAAGTGCACCCAGAGTTCCATTTCTCCTTGGTCATATGGAGCGCAAGAGGCTGCCAATGTGGTGCAAGGTCGACTGAATGGCTCCTATGCGTTTCATACACTCGAAGAGATGCATCCTTGGCTCACGATGGATCTCCAGCAGGAATATGACATTCATGAGATCTTGGTTTACAATCGTGTCGTTGATGGTAGCGACATTGCCGCAAGAGCTGCTTCGCTTAGAACATCAATATCCTGCGATGGAGAGCATTGGAATGTGATCCATTTATCCGATCGAGTCTTTGGTGGTATTGACGGCTTCCCCCTGCGTGTAGGGTGTGATGGCCTTCGAGCACGTTATGTACGTTTGGATCTTGCCGCATCAAAACCTCAGCCATTGCATCTTGACACGGTTGAGATCTATTCGACCGAAGACTGA
- a CDS encoding RNA helicase, with translation MNSYFPFPLDSFQLEALDALSQGSSVVVSAPTGSGKTIIGEYAIYRALEHGQRVFYTTPLKALSNQKLRDFRQQFGAERVGLLTGDLSLNREAQVVVMTTEIFRNMLYAEIDNPDDDPLADVEAVVLDECHYMNDSQRGTVWEESIIHCPPSIQLVALSATVANAGQLTDWIDRVHGPTRLIYSDHRPVPLDFSFCSAKGLHPLLNDAGTDLHPNCKVWRAPKGHRRKGPKTPKPPQPEAPPLAFVIAQLAERDMLPAIYFIFSRRGCDRGVRDLGKVSLVSAEEQERIRAKLEAFTEVSSEAVRDGHAEPLLRGIASHHAGVLPAWKELIEDLFQQGLIKVVFATETLAAGINMPARTTVISALSKRTERGHRPLMGSEFLQMAGRAGRRGLDSQGYVVTVQSRFEGVREAGQLALAPADPLASQFTPSYGMVLNLLQRYDLPKARELVERSFGRYLATLDLAEDEARIRELRAQLASLEAGGGEVPWEEFEDYEKQRSRLREERRLLRTLQHQAEETVAHELTLALQFASEGTLVSLKAPQLRGRITPAVIVEKIQGSGQFPLLLCLTDENLWILLPCSAVVSLHAELSCLQVQQLDVPTLRHPGELRHGDQASGGLALAVSSMARRHDMATPQYDLAGEVQQQARQVRQLEEALELHPAHRWGDRRQLKRHRRRMDEVAAELEERQRLLHFRSNRHWDTFMALIEVLRHFGALAGEDGLEPTDVGRTVAALRGDNELWLGLALMTGHLDALTPAELASVLEAISTEVNRPDLWCAWAPPAAVEEALHDLRSLRREIARQQDNAGVAFPIWWEPELTGLVHAWASGTSWSEVMANTSLDEGDVVRVMRRTVDLLSQVPYCEAVTQQLRDHARLALKSINRFPVCELEDLLPTES, from the coding sequence GTGAATTCCTATTTTCCTTTTCCTTTAGACTCCTTCCAGCTTGAAGCCTTGGACGCCTTGAGCCAGGGAAGTTCTGTTGTTGTGAGTGCGCCCACAGGCAGTGGGAAGACGATTATCGGAGAATATGCGATCTACCGTGCCTTGGAGCACGGCCAGAGGGTTTTCTATACAACCCCACTCAAGGCGCTTTCCAACCAGAAACTACGCGATTTCCGTCAACAGTTCGGTGCGGAGCGGGTGGGTTTGCTCACCGGTGATCTCAGCCTCAATCGGGAGGCCCAGGTTGTTGTGATGACCACCGAGATCTTCCGCAATATGCTCTATGCGGAGATCGACAACCCCGATGATGATCCGCTGGCAGATGTCGAGGCCGTGGTGCTCGATGAGTGCCATTACATGAACGATTCCCAGCGCGGCACTGTCTGGGAAGAATCAATCATCCATTGCCCACCCTCGATTCAGTTGGTGGCCCTATCCGCCACTGTGGCCAATGCCGGTCAGCTCACTGACTGGATCGACCGGGTTCATGGACCGACCCGGCTGATTTACAGCGATCATAGGCCTGTCCCCCTGGACTTCAGTTTCTGCAGCGCCAAAGGCCTCCATCCGCTTCTCAATGACGCCGGCACGGACCTCCACCCGAACTGCAAGGTCTGGAGGGCGCCGAAGGGGCACCGCCGTAAGGGACCGAAAACCCCAAAGCCTCCGCAACCGGAGGCGCCACCCCTGGCCTTTGTGATTGCCCAGCTGGCGGAGCGCGACATGCTCCCGGCCATCTACTTCATCTTCAGCCGCCGTGGCTGTGACAGGGGAGTGCGTGACCTCGGCAAGGTCTCTCTGGTCAGCGCCGAGGAGCAGGAACGGATCCGGGCCAAGCTTGAGGCTTTCACGGAGGTTTCATCCGAGGCCGTTCGCGATGGTCACGCCGAGCCACTGTTGAGGGGCATCGCCTCCCATCACGCCGGGGTGCTGCCGGCCTGGAAGGAGCTGATCGAGGACCTGTTCCAGCAGGGTCTGATCAAGGTGGTGTTCGCCACCGAAACGCTGGCCGCCGGCATCAACATGCCGGCCCGCACCACCGTGATTTCGGCCCTCTCCAAGCGCACCGAGCGCGGCCACCGGCCGCTGATGGGCAGCGAGTTTCTCCAGATGGCCGGCAGGGCCGGCCGCCGCGGGCTTGATTCCCAGGGTTACGTCGTCACCGTGCAGAGCCGCTTCGAGGGAGTGCGCGAGGCGGGCCAGCTGGCGCTGGCACCGGCTGATCCTTTGGCCAGCCAGTTCACTCCCAGCTACGGCATGGTGCTGAATCTTCTCCAGCGCTATGACCTGCCCAAGGCCAGGGAGCTTGTGGAGCGCAGTTTCGGTCGCTATCTCGCCACCCTCGACCTGGCCGAGGATGAGGCCCGCATCCGCGAGCTTCGCGCCCAGCTTGCCTCGCTCGAGGCCGGTGGAGGAGAGGTGCCATGGGAGGAGTTCGAGGATTACGAGAAGCAGCGCAGTCGCCTCCGTGAGGAGCGGCGCCTGCTGCGCACCCTTCAGCATCAGGCTGAAGAAACGGTCGCTCACGAGCTCACTCTTGCTCTTCAGTTCGCCAGTGAGGGCACCCTGGTGAGCCTCAAGGCCCCCCAGTTGCGGGGCCGGATCACCCCGGCTGTGATCGTCGAGAAGATCCAGGGCTCCGGCCAGTTTCCCCTGTTGCTCTGTCTCACCGATGAGAACCTCTGGATCCTGCTCCCCTGCAGTGCGGTGGTGAGTCTGCACGCCGAACTCAGCTGCCTCCAGGTGCAGCAGCTCGATGTTCCAACCCTGCGCCATCCCGGTGAACTACGCCATGGCGACCAGGCCAGTGGCGGGCTCGCCCTGGCCGTCAGCTCGATGGCCCGGCGCCATGACATGGCCACGCCCCAGTACGACCTGGCCGGCGAGGTGCAGCAGCAGGCTCGCCAGGTGCGCCAGTTGGAGGAGGCGCTTGAGCTCCATCCGGCCCACCGCTGGGGTGATCGCAGGCAGCTCAAGCGCCACCGCCGCCGGATGGACGAGGTGGCGGCCGAACTGGAGGAGCGCCAGCGGCTGCTGCATTTCCGCTCCAATCGGCACTGGGACACCTTCATGGCCCTGATCGAGGTGCTCCGCCACTTCGGGGCTCTGGCCGGTGAGGATGGTCTGGAGCCCACCGATGTGGGCCGCACCGTAGCGGCGTTGCGCGGTGACAATGAGTTGTGGCTGGGGCTGGCCTTGATGACCGGCCACCTGGACGCCCTGACCCCGGCTGAACTGGCTTCGGTGCTGGAAGCCATTTCCACCGAGGTCAACCGCCCCGATCTCTGGTGCGCCTGGGCGCCTCCGGCTGCCGTGGAGGAAGCCCTCCATGACCTTCGCAGCCTGCGTCGGGAGATCGCACGCCAGCAGGACAATGCCGGAGTGGCGTTCCCGATCTGGTGGGAGCCGGAACTCACCGGGCTTGTCCATGCCTGGGCCTCAGGCACCAGCTGGAGCGAGGTGATGGCCAATACCTCGCTGGATGAGGGAGATGTGGTGAGGGTGATGAGACGCACGGTGGACCTTCTCAGCCAGGTGCCCTACTGCGAGGCTGTGACACAGCAACTGCGTGATCACGCCCGTCTTGCGCTGAAGAGCATCAACCGTTTTCCGGTCTGTGAACTTGAGGACCTCCTTCCAACGGAGTCATGA
- a CDS encoding DUF1997 domain-containing protein → MSSGSLELSEGLATVVDLQRSGARRFASHPGRVLAALLSRDRLRKLGPSRFRYRSRPVAVGPWELQPELLFRAEWDGTAVSIRLEDCQLHGFPTGATQPPIRFEMDAVIRPTESQLMAEATTRLVIPSGSAARLLPRSLLRLLGQQALLACLARLEKRCQTRLPLVAQAWMQRGSD, encoded by the coding sequence ATGAGCAGTGGGAGTCTCGAGCTGAGTGAAGGTCTGGCGACGGTGGTCGACCTGCAGCGTTCAGGGGCGCGCCGCTTTGCCAGCCACCCTGGCCGGGTGCTGGCAGCCCTGCTCAGCCGGGATCGCTTGAGGAAGCTGGGCCCGAGTCGCTTCCGTTACCGCTCACGTCCGGTTGCTGTGGGGCCCTGGGAGCTTCAGCCTGAGCTTCTCTTTCGTGCGGAGTGGGACGGCACGGCAGTGTCGATCCGGCTAGAGGACTGTCAGCTGCACGGTTTCCCCACTGGGGCGACCCAGCCTCCGATCCGTTTCGAGATGGACGCGGTGATCCGGCCGACGGAGAGCCAGCTCATGGCGGAGGCCACCACCCGTCTTGTCATCCCCTCGGGCTCGGCGGCCCGGCTCCTGCCGCGCTCCTTGCTGCGTCTTCTGGGCCAACAGGCTCTGCTGGCCTGTCTGGCCCGGCTGGAAAAGCGTTGCCAGACGCGGTTACCATTGGTGGCCCAGGCCTGGATGCAGCGTGGTAGTGACTGA
- a CDS encoding ABC transporter permease — MIFQKLLLQVRIVNAIARRELQMRAAKGPMGVAGVFVEPLFFIAIFMSFRLFGTQGSLQPDYINPVMWMAIGFVGFFMFSEVALKALGGVKKSTKLTYYSRIRPIDYLLGSAVLDTQVFSLLILAFILGSFLYEWKPIVEEPGLAVFYFIMLSLLAFGVGLVTLIIGHRLPFVASLARTAVRRLLLFTSCIFFSISTIPNIFRGWILWNPLAHGIELLRHSFNHDYPIPGVSAAYLIGSTVFLLGFGFVIYGNNESLLLSDEE; from the coding sequence ATGATCTTTCAGAAACTGCTCCTTCAGGTCAGGATTGTCAACGCCATTGCCAGGCGCGAGTTGCAGATGCGGGCGGCCAAAGGCCCCATGGGTGTCGCCGGTGTCTTTGTAGAGCCACTATTCTTCATCGCCATCTTCATGTCCTTTCGGCTGTTCGGCACGCAAGGCAGCCTTCAGCCTGATTACATCAATCCGGTGATGTGGATGGCCATTGGCTTTGTTGGTTTCTTCATGTTCTCGGAAGTGGCACTCAAGGCTCTGGGTGGAGTGAAGAAAAGCACCAAGCTCACCTATTACAGCCGAATCCGGCCAATTGACTACCTGCTTGGCTCTGCTGTCCTTGATACCCAGGTTTTTTCCCTGCTGATCCTTGCCTTTATCCTTGGATCTTTTCTCTATGAATGGAAGCCCATCGTTGAGGAGCCAGGTCTTGCCGTCTTTTACTTCATCATGCTCTCGCTCCTCGCGTTTGGAGTGGGTCTGGTTACCTTGATCATTGGCCATCGTCTTCCATTTGTAGCCAGTCTTGCCAGGACTGCCGTAAGGAGGCTGCTTCTGTTCACGTCCTGCATCTTCTTCTCAATCAGCACAATCCCCAATATCTTCCGCGGTTGGATTCTTTGGAATCCCCTGGCCCACGGAATTGAGTTATTGCGCCATTCGTTTAATCATGATTATCCAATTCCGGGGGTCTCTGCTGCATACCTGATCGGATCAACGGTGTTCTTGCTTGGCTTTGGCTTCGTGATTTATGGCAACAACGAATCTCTGCTTCTCTCCGACGAGGAATGA
- a CDS encoding sugar ABC transporter, whose protein sequence is MKSSNRKRSTLASASARQRRHARYGLQGRPEASALEVGMIAGGLAGRISGSLSQVLRALGLAEDELPNVGPTPQGTDSTKPGLRSRWDDLKNRASNAPYRRWLVPGPKRLAALVLVAGVAYFGVIGRSRYQVTSDFIVRLPQAPNNVTPSLLGTVLAGPTMLGSLEDGRFLAVYLTSPEVMQRVFLRLEPETTYAKKGLDPFAGMPKDAPFDQKLAFFRRQVSVVPQDLTGVIQLTTTGLNPATAFELNRLLLNEAENFLNTSNQNISRNQQTFAEQELENARERLAKAQQALAAFNDSQGEINPEASAEATSRYIAGMEAKLVDLQVEEGRLRRQFLDPNAPEVAFVTDQIIELKQQIDEERAKLVGPDEKNLNQRLVKLRNLQTEVGFAEASVKAAQLAADNSRLESQRQLKFLVLLSNPETPSGQSLDWRWKGLLSLVGLLLVGWGVASFVLGISRRQ, encoded by the coding sequence ATGAAGTCTTCCAACCGCAAGCGCAGTACGCTCGCCTCCGCTTCGGCTCGCCAGCGCCGACATGCTCGCTATGGTCTGCAGGGTCGGCCTGAAGCCAGTGCGCTTGAGGTGGGGATGATTGCTGGTGGTTTGGCAGGTCGCATCAGCGGTTCGCTCTCGCAGGTGCTCCGTGCCCTGGGCCTGGCTGAGGACGAGCTTCCCAACGTAGGACCCACTCCCCAAGGCACGGACTCAACCAAGCCAGGCTTGCGTTCCCGCTGGGATGATCTCAAAAATCGAGCCAGCAACGCCCCTTACAGACGGTGGCTTGTCCCTGGACCGAAGCGCTTGGCGGCTTTGGTGCTGGTTGCCGGTGTTGCTTACTTCGGTGTGATTGGCCGTAGCCGTTACCAGGTCACCTCGGATTTCATTGTTCGCTTGCCGCAAGCACCCAACAATGTCACCCCGTCCCTGCTTGGGACCGTGCTTGCAGGTCCGACAATGCTGGGGTCGTTGGAAGACGGCCGCTTCCTTGCTGTTTATCTGACATCACCCGAGGTGATGCAAAGGGTGTTCCTGCGGTTGGAGCCGGAGACGACCTACGCCAAAAAGGGTCTTGATCCGTTTGCGGGCATGCCCAAAGATGCCCCATTTGACCAGAAACTTGCTTTTTTCAGGAGGCAAGTCAGCGTTGTTCCCCAGGATCTGACCGGTGTGATCCAGCTGACGACCACTGGCTTGAACCCCGCAACCGCTTTCGAGCTCAATCGCCTGCTGCTCAACGAGGCTGAGAACTTTCTTAACACCTCTAATCAGAATATCAGCCGCAATCAGCAAACGTTTGCCGAGCAGGAGCTGGAGAATGCTCGTGAGCGTCTGGCTAAGGCCCAGCAAGCCTTGGCGGCCTTCAATGACAGTCAGGGCGAGATTAATCCCGAGGCCTCTGCAGAAGCCACGAGTCGTTACATCGCCGGCATGGAGGCCAAATTGGTGGATCTTCAGGTTGAGGAGGGCAGGCTACGTCGTCAGTTCTTGGACCCCAACGCCCCTGAGGTTGCCTTTGTCACAGACCAGATCATTGAGTTGAAGCAGCAGATTGATGAAGAGCGCGCCAAACTGGTAGGGCCAGACGAAAAAAATCTCAACCAAAGGCTCGTCAAGCTCCGTAACCTCCAAACGGAAGTTGGTTTCGCTGAGGCATCTGTCAAGGCTGCCCAGCTCGCTGCGGACAACAGCAGGCTCGAGAGTCAACGTCAGCTCAAGTTCCTCGTACTGCTCAGTAATCCGGAGACCCCCTCAGGTCAATCTCTCGATTGGCGCTGGAAAGGCCTTCT